The following are encoded in a window of Gammaproteobacteria bacterium genomic DNA:
- a CDS encoding aminotransferase class V-fold PLP-dependent enzyme: MIYLDSNATTSVLPEVLESMMPYFTAEWGNPSSSYRFGSKLKTVIETARAHVAELIGAHSQEIVFTSCATESNNSASLAALKANPGKRQIVTSAVEHSSVLNYCMARERDGYRITYLPVDHDGVLQLADLVNAISDETAVVSLMWANNETGVLFPANEIADICRSRGVLYHCDAAQAAGKTDINVREVQTDYLSLTGHKFHAPKGIGALYVRRKTPFLPFVHGGHQERSRRGGTENVALIVGMGRAAELARKSLPSYEKKVRPLRDTLEECILNSVPDTEMNGHKTQRLTNTINITFHGVESESLLLLLDQAGICASSGSACLADSDEPSHVIKAMKPDTAASRQMVRFSLDNLNQTDEIRLAAAAVKQVVQDLRG; the protein is encoded by the coding sequence ATGATTTACCTGGACAGCAACGCAACTACTTCGGTGCTCCCGGAAGTGCTGGAGTCCATGATGCCTTACTTTACGGCCGAGTGGGGCAATCCATCCAGTAGTTACCGATTTGGGTCGAAGCTAAAGACCGTGATCGAGACCGCGCGAGCGCACGTAGCCGAACTGATCGGCGCTCATTCGCAGGAGATCGTTTTCACGTCTTGTGCTACAGAGAGTAATAATTCCGCTAGCTTAGCTGCGCTGAAAGCCAATCCGGGCAAGCGGCAGATCGTCACATCGGCCGTAGAGCATTCCTCCGTGCTGAACTACTGTATGGCGCGCGAGCGCGACGGGTATCGGATAACTTATCTGCCGGTGGATCACGACGGAGTCTTGCAGTTGGCGGATTTGGTCAACGCGATCTCGGATGAAACGGCAGTGGTCTCGCTCATGTGGGCGAACAACGAAACCGGAGTGCTGTTCCCGGCGAACGAGATAGCTGATATCTGCCGCTCGCGAGGGGTCTTATACCACTGCGACGCGGCGCAGGCCGCTGGTAAAACCGATATTAATGTGCGCGAGGTGCAGACCGATTATTTGTCGCTCACAGGTCATAAATTCCATGCGCCGAAGGGAATAGGCGCGTTATACGTTCGCCGTAAGACACCGTTCTTGCCGTTTGTCCACGGCGGACATCAAGAGCGTAGTCGGCGTGGCGGTACGGAAAACGTCGCCTTGATCGTCGGCATGGGCAGAGCCGCCGAACTCGCGCGTAAGAGCTTGCCGAGTTATGAGAAGAAAGTGCGTCCACTCCGCGATACGTTAGAGGAATGCATTCTGAATTCGGTACCGGATACTGAGATGAACGGCCACAAAACGCAGCGATTAACTAATACCATTAACATCACCTTCCATGGAGTCGAATCCGAATCGCTGCTGCTATTGCTCGATCAAGCAGGCATATGCGCATCGTCGGGCTCGGCATGTCTGGCCGATTCCGACGAGCCATCGCATGTTATCAAGGCGATGAAACCGGATACAGCGGCCTCGCGACAGATGGTTCGTTTCTCGCTGGATAACCTGAATCAAACGGACGAGATTCGTTTAGCAGCGGCTGCGGTGAAACAGGTGGTTCAAGATCTTCGCGGCTGA
- a CDS encoding DUF4926 domain-containing protein, translating into MKYQLFTRVALKTDLPEHGLRSGDVATVVEHHPGTPGQEFGYSLEVFNAAGETMAVVTVRESQIEPLTSK; encoded by the coding sequence ATGAAATACCAGCTATTTACCCGAGTTGCGCTGAAAACGGACTTGCCAGAGCACGGTCTTCGCAGCGGCGACGTGGCGACAGTGGTCGAACATCATCCGGGCACACCGGGGCAAGAGTTTGGCTACAGCCTAGAGGTGTTCAATGCCGCAGGTGAGACGATGGCGGTGGTCACAGTGCGTGAGTCTCAGATTGAACCGTTGACCTCTAAGTAG
- a CDS encoding ATP-binding protein, with translation MKFDTSSEAHEFIENVHARVGARNQAILGRAAIFLALGEGVPSEFRPKDAKGVTLNDEQVIGDELRDLIRAALNHRAGRTLDEGGYRQEFRRYFEFGCQRLNQLWEESGNDQPKFVSALLKLMGDDLGLRGGFTPVVPVMPVVETEVTLKLLADEPAWSMNGPGTKNGLLVISGEPGSGKSQLALDLQAQLAGQGVRFVFFDLKGEREDDPNNPQQRKNRTQFLDQTGAHYVRLIQRSLPINPLYRHPNPTQNAKVAYEIAHLIRCFAPQLGAIQERNICNVYQQLPAPDFPSLAFGLEQSGATGVDLAIVQKIVQFDLFARVRNAVKPEEWLNTSTVVDFKEFGNDSDTKALAVALILNFLMNKLNQNLAVRDGIQPIKVVLFVDEAHLLLPKENKAGLLGSLARQGRSWGFPIWMASQDADKFLTTGKNETNFAELAECGVHFSPRTLTDTQQRMILGGVIHRDLQKGEAALRQKGKLQTGMTRQFWRDEGK, from the coding sequence ATGAAATTCGATACTAGCAGCGAAGCCCACGAGTTTATCGAGAATGTTCACGCGCGTGTCGGTGCACGCAATCAAGCGATATTAGGACGTGCCGCCATTTTCCTTGCATTGGGCGAAGGCGTGCCATCGGAATTCAGACCCAAGGACGCCAAGGGTGTAACCCTCAACGATGAGCAGGTTATCGGCGACGAGCTGCGCGATCTAATCCGCGCCGCCTTGAATCACCGTGCTGGGCGTACACTTGATGAGGGCGGTTACAGGCAGGAGTTCCGACGTTACTTCGAATTCGGATGCCAGCGGTTAAACCAACTGTGGGAGGAATCCGGTAACGACCAGCCAAAGTTCGTCTCGGCCCTGCTGAAACTGATGGGCGATGATCTTGGGCTGCGGGGCGGCTTCACGCCCGTAGTTCCTGTGATGCCCGTGGTTGAGACAGAGGTGACGCTGAAACTTCTGGCGGATGAACCTGCGTGGAGCATGAACGGCCCCGGTACCAAGAACGGACTGCTGGTAATTTCAGGCGAACCAGGTTCCGGCAAGAGTCAACTTGCGCTCGACCTCCAGGCGCAACTTGCTGGACAGGGCGTGCGCTTCGTCTTCTTTGACCTGAAAGGTGAGCGGGAGGACGACCCGAACAACCCGCAGCAGAGGAAGAATCGTACTCAGTTTCTCGATCAAACTGGCGCGCACTACGTTCGCCTTATCCAGCGCAGCCTTCCTATCAATCCGCTCTACCGGCACCCGAACCCAACTCAGAACGCCAAGGTTGCTTACGAGATCGCTCACTTGATCCGATGCTTTGCTCCGCAACTTGGTGCTATACAGGAAAGAAATATTTGCAACGTCTACCAACAGCTTCCCGCACCAGATTTCCCCTCACTGGCGTTTGGGTTGGAGCAGAGTGGCGCGACTGGCGTAGATCTCGCGATCGTACAAAAAATTGTACAATTTGACCTGTTTGCTCGCGTTCGGAACGCGGTTAAACCCGAAGAATGGTTGAACACTTCTACGGTTGTTGATTTCAAAGAATTTGGAAATGACAGCGATACCAAAGCGCTGGCCGTCGCGCTAATCCTGAATTTCCTAATGAACAAGTTGAATCAGAATCTCGCGGTAAGAGACGGCATTCAGCCCATCAAAGTCGTGCTGTTCGTGGACGAAGCGCACCTATTGTTACCGAAGGAAAACAAGGCGGGCCTGCTTGGTTCATTGGCCCGGCAGGGTCGATCATGGGGTTTTCCAATCTGGATGGCATCGCAGGACGCAGACAAATTCCTAACCACCGGCAAAAACGAAACTAATTTCGCCGAACTAGCCGAGTGCGGCGTTCATTTCTCCCCGCGCACGCTGACGGACACTCAGCAACGAATGATTCTCGGCGGCGTCATCCACCGGGATTTACAAAAAGGTGAGGCCGCCCTACGCCAGAAAGGCAAATTACAAACTGGTATGACGCGGCAGTTTTGGAGAGACGAGGGCAAGTAA
- a CDS encoding class I SAM-dependent methyltransferase yields MAKRRRPRARAPIVEEYARLAAGYERKWSGYIEATTEQTLARMQLRPRDRLLDVGCGTGALLARLARTHPPDQLVGVDPVPEMLSVARRRLAGSVELREGWAERLPFEAQQFDVVVSCNVFHYIRQPVEALREMDRVLRPGGLLIITDWCDDYLACRLCDLYLRWFSRAHFKTYGERECARLLQETGPAHVDIERYKINWLWGLMTARATKSAAQPPSAIER; encoded by the coding sequence ATGGCTAAACGCCGGCGTCCTCGAGCGCGCGCACCGATCGTCGAGGAATACGCGCGACTCGCGGCCGGGTACGAGCGCAAATGGTCCGGCTACATTGAGGCGACGACCGAACAGACACTGGCGCGCATGCAGTTGCGCCCGCGCGACCGGTTGCTCGACGTCGGCTGCGGCACGGGCGCGCTGCTCGCGCGTCTCGCGCGGACTCATCCACCCGACCAATTGGTCGGCGTCGATCCCGTGCCGGAGATGCTCAGCGTTGCCCGGCGCCGGCTCGCAGGGTCGGTCGAGCTGCGCGAAGGCTGGGCAGAGCGGCTACCCTTCGAAGCGCAACAATTCGATGTCGTCGTCTCGTGCAACGTATTTCACTACATCCGGCAGCCCGTCGAGGCGTTGCGCGAGATGGATCGCGTGCTCCGCCCGGGCGGCTTACTCATCATCACCGACTGGTGCGACGATTATCTGGCCTGCCGCCTGTGCGACCTGTACCTGCGCTGGTTCAGCCGCGCGCATTTCAAGACCTACGGAGAGCGGGAATGCGCGCGACTTTTGCAGGAAACCGGGCCTGCCCACGTGGACATCGAGCGCTACAAGATCAACTGGCTGTGGGGTTTGATGACGGCGAGGGCGACGAAGTCGGCCGCTCAACCACCGTCGGCAATCGAGCGATGA
- a CDS encoding ABC transporter substrate-binding protein — MQIFKPLSANVPGHVPKALAAAISFALGAALAGPALAKDYPTAVVDPSPVNWLWITWNTMEEAVRVDYNGHTQPALAESWEWKDNQTLTLDLRDNAVFQNGSAFDPAVFKRSFDEVQKWESPHPPGAWLNFAKQASMETPDDDTVVFNTTTVDGATITKLRGMHVASQKFWNQGGFNTAEGSSEGNW, encoded by the coding sequence ATGCAAATCTTCAAACCCTTGTCCGCCAATGTGCCGGGGCATGTCCCGAAGGCATTGGCCGCCGCCATAAGTTTCGCACTGGGCGCCGCCCTGGCGGGCCCGGCGCTGGCGAAAGACTATCCAACCGCGGTGGTCGACCCCTCACCGGTCAACTGGCTGTGGATCACCTGGAACACCATGGAAGAGGCGGTGCGCGTGGACTACAACGGCCACACGCAACCCGCGCTGGCCGAAAGCTGGGAATGGAAAGATAACCAGACACTGACGCTGGACTTGCGCGACAACGCGGTGTTTCAGAATGGCAGCGCGTTCGATCCCGCGGTGTTCAAGCGCAGCTTCGACGAGGTGCAGAAGTGGGAAAGTCCGCATCCTCCGGGCGCCTGGCTGAATTTCGCGAAGCAGGCCAGCATGGAGACGCCGGATGATGACACCGTTGTTTTCAACACGACAACTGTCGACGGCGCCACCATAACCAAGCTGCGCGGCATGCACGTCGCCAGCCAGAAGTTCTGGAACCAGGGCGGCTTCAACACCGCCGAAGGCTCATCCGAAGGCAATTGGTGA
- a CDS encoding Uma2 family endonuclease produces the protein MASVRNIEWLGVEDYLVGEQAAEVRHEYVAGAVYAMVGSTARHNLLALGLAARLHAHLSGSPCKTFISDMKVRSADAFYYPDVVVTCQPVAPNAVYLTEPTLIVEVLSESTEARDRLEKWTAYRALPSLSEYVLIAQDRPAVEVYRRSENGWNQISLGAGETVELASVAFEVSLDELYAGLPAT, from the coding sequence ATGGCGTCGGTACGCAATATCGAGTGGTTGGGTGTCGAGGATTATCTCGTCGGTGAACAAGCGGCAGAGGTACGGCATGAATACGTCGCGGGCGCGGTGTACGCAATGGTGGGCAGTACCGCTCGCCATAACCTCCTGGCCCTCGGCTTGGCGGCCCGTCTTCACGCTCATCTGTCGGGCTCGCCGTGCAAGACCTTCATCTCCGACATGAAAGTTCGGTCCGCTGATGCATTTTATTACCCGGACGTGGTCGTGACCTGCCAGCCCGTAGCGCCCAACGCGGTTTATCTGACCGAACCGACTCTGATCGTGGAAGTGTTATCGGAATCTACTGAAGCGCGCGACCGGCTTGAAAAATGGACGGCGTATCGCGCGCTACCGAGCTTAAGCGAGTACGTGCTGATCGCCCAAGACCGGCCAGCCGTTGAAGTCTACCGGCGCAGCGAAAATGGCTGGAATCAGATCAGCCTGGGGGCGGGCGAGACCGTGGAACTCGCCTCGGTCGCCTTTGAGGTTTCGCTGGACGAGCTCTATGCCGGACTGCCTGCAACGTGA
- a CDS encoding TlpA family protein disulfide reductase, translating into MNRHRSSSITRPALIFVWAGAILLLAQGCDPETATNNSPQAPAAVEKTTRGQPSESRQQGAAVFDASFHKLEDWNQMQSLSKWEGKYLVLNFWATWCKSCQHEVPELNKLYNQFKDKNTVVVGLAVDNADKVKDYIEQYGVDYPILVGGNEALKLSEKMGNEVVGLPFTIMITPQGEVVETILGATKKGTLPKVLTPHLG; encoded by the coding sequence ATGAATCGTCATCGATCCTCAAGCATTACCCGTCCCGCTCTAATCTTCGTCTGGGCGGGGGCAATCCTGTTGCTCGCACAGGGCTGCGATCCAGAAACGGCCACCAACAACAGCCCACAAGCGCCAGCGGCTGTTGAGAAAACCACCAGAGGCCAGCCGTCAGAATCGCGCCAGCAGGGCGCGGCGGTGTTCGATGCAAGTTTTCACAAACTTGAAGACTGGAACCAGATGCAGTCGCTCTCCAAGTGGGAGGGCAAGTATCTGGTATTGAATTTCTGGGCCACATGGTGCAAGTCCTGCCAGCACGAGGTGCCGGAGCTGAACAAGCTCTACAATCAGTTCAAGGACAAGAATACGGTGGTCGTGGGTCTCGCTGTGGATAATGCCGACAAGGTCAAGGATTACATCGAGCAATATGGCGTCGATTATCCGATTCTTGTGGGCGGTAACGAGGCGTTGAAATTATCCGAAAAGATGGGCAACGAAGTGGTCGGCTTGCCCTTCACGATCATGATTACCCCGCAGGGCGAGGTGGTCGAGACGATTTTGGGAGCCACGAAGAAAGGGACTTTGCCGAAGGTTCTCACGCCGCATCTCGGCTGA
- a CDS encoding ATP-binding protein gives MPAQQPDNMRINASPTKEFFIHMLVRDIPLNRAIIDLVDNSVDGAQRIRNTGNCEGLWIRLEVKPEKFRIADNCGGIPIDVARDYAFRFGRTNATPSTLHSIGQFGVGMKRTFFKLGKCFRVKSATSISKFTIEIDVDEWKTRQTAEGAEDWHFEFKTLEDEISVPEEEQGTIIEIDRLHDSVAESFGQDFFLNRLSQEIAVAHSISLERGLSMTLNGIPLLNDPLKLLQSDEISPAYAERSYDNFGRQPVYAKLYAGLSDRSKEEGGWYVFCNGRLVVRADQSNLQ, from the coding sequence ATGCCAGCACAGCAGCCCGATAACATGCGTATTAACGCGTCTCCAACAAAGGAGTTCTTCATTCACATGTTGGTGCGCGACATCCCATTGAATCGCGCCATCATCGACTTAGTTGATAACTCCGTGGATGGGGCGCAGCGAATTAGAAATACGGGCAACTGCGAAGGACTATGGATACGATTGGAGGTTAAGCCCGAGAAATTCCGGATCGCCGATAATTGCGGTGGAATTCCCATTGATGTGGCGCGGGATTACGCCTTTCGCTTCGGGAGAACCAACGCCACTCCGTCCACGCTCCACTCCATAGGGCAATTTGGCGTCGGCATGAAGCGCACCTTTTTTAAGCTTGGAAAATGCTTTCGAGTCAAATCAGCGACATCTATCTCTAAATTCACTATCGAAATTGATGTAGACGAATGGAAAACTCGGCAAACTGCAGAAGGCGCGGAAGACTGGCACTTTGAGTTTAAGACATTAGAGGACGAGATCTCAGTGCCTGAAGAGGAGCAAGGAACGATAATCGAAATTGATCGACTTCACGATAGCGTTGCGGAGAGCTTCGGGCAGGACTTCTTCCTCAATAGGCTCTCGCAGGAGATTGCGGTGGCTCACTCAATCAGTCTCGAACGAGGCTTAAGCATGACGCTCAATGGCATTCCTCTCCTCAATGATCCACTTAAGCTGCTGCAGTCTGATGAAATCAGCCCCGCTTACGCTGAGCGTTCTTATGATAACTTTGGGCGTCAGCCCGTATACGCCAAGCTTTACGCCGGGCTTTCGGATCGCAGCAAGGAGGAAGGCGGTTGGTACGTCTTCTGTAACGGCCGTTTAGTCGTTCGCGCTGATCAGTCAAATTTACAGTAA
- a CDS encoding ABC transporter substrate-binding protein: MKEPGPWGTGPFELVAGTSLLDKRSPEVVLEPNEEYWDSARKPTVRVVFDNVIPKAAAVKDVGSADGEIDIVTELTPAEAAQVEESDAASVVASDSKTVLLGVFNQTRGDSKWNDIKLRKAVNYAVDRQGVIDDAMMGYGNLMAATILEGHFGYNDSLEPYTHDPEQAGQLAKDADKTVTIVTDEAHEGVADAVAADLNDAGFDASVKVGEPTGEWYIWLVEHFDWSPEFPAAVVHREFFGATGGFLKSPGDKQLQGLIDQAMSTVDEDEQEEITQAIEKHIYDHADALLLFAPQKLYAVRDGVDFTPYKSTVLELAETEVDE; the protein is encoded by the coding sequence ATCAAAGAACCCGGACCGTGGGGGACTGGGCCATTTGAACTGGTAGCAGGTACGTCGTTGCTCGACAAGCGTTCTCCCGAAGTGGTGCTGGAGCCCAATGAAGAATACTGGGATTCGGCGCGCAAACCGACGGTGCGCGTGGTGTTCGACAACGTGATTCCGAAGGCCGCGGCCGTGAAAGACGTCGGCAGCGCGGACGGCGAGATCGATATAGTTACCGAACTGACGCCGGCCGAGGCCGCGCAGGTGGAAGAGAGTGACGCCGCAAGTGTCGTCGCCAGCGATTCCAAGACGGTGCTGCTCGGAGTGTTCAATCAGACCCGCGGCGACTCGAAATGGAACGACATCAAGCTGCGCAAGGCCGTCAACTACGCCGTGGATCGGCAGGGTGTGATCGATGACGCGATGATGGGTTATGGCAATCTCATGGCGGCCACCATCCTCGAAGGGCATTTCGGTTACAACGACAGCCTGGAGCCATACACGCACGACCCGGAGCAGGCCGGACAGCTTGCGAAGGACGCCGACAAGACCGTCACCATTGTAACCGACGAAGCGCACGAGGGCGTGGCCGATGCCGTGGCCGCGGATCTGAACGACGCCGGTTTCGATGCATCCGTCAAGGTCGGTGAACCTACTGGCGAGTGGTACATCTGGCTGGTCGAGCACTTCGACTGGTCGCCGGAGTTCCCCGCCGCGGTGGTGCATCGTGAGTTCTTCGGCGCCACGGGCGGGTTCCTCAAATCACCGGGCGACAAGCAACTTCAGGGCTTGATCGATCAGGCGATGAGTACCGTCGATGAGGACGAGCAGGAAGAGATCACGCAGGCGATCGAGAAGCACATCTACGATCACGCCGACGCGCTGTTGCTGTTCGCGCCGCAAAAGCTTTATGCGGTGCGCGACGGCGTGGACTTCACGCCTTACAAGTCCACGGTGCTGGAGCTGGCGGAGACCGAAGTGGACGAGTAG